From a single Arcobacter sp. CECT 8986 genomic region:
- a CDS encoding coiled-coil domain-containing protein, which produces MAEKINLDENQNEIVDEIKLESDINDNDSLSLDNEIKIEEEPLSESLEPTQEAEDLEKENFQNKEEKDISEYATDEDDLSDYKLQKKQTKLQKILTAVAAILLVVLTIGLILYFTGFFDKKKPKKEEPKIEQVVEKKKFDFKSRDIDSNELNKKFNNLTKYDPTLETQRMKEEAKRKAEEEAKKKEEAEAKRIQDIENLKKELEEQKKALEDRKNELVTQKEELLKIKQELLNEVERKKEELKNLVENKDQVQEKTTQDEVAATNQEIAQDENTDTVNTMPEQTNHTVPSNSNSFLPLINVTVLNGELTKDYLQKIERIDKKILLCRDNKNHIEIYVGPYEMPSARKDLLSKFLQNGFNKAMLVDLTKEEFNKRCNY; this is translated from the coding sequence ATGGCAGAAAAAATAAATCTTGATGAAAATCAAAACGAAATTGTTGATGAAATAAAACTTGAATCAGATATTAATGACAATGATTCTTTATCACTTGATAATGAAATAAAAATTGAAGAAGAACCATTAAGCGAAAGTTTAGAACCAACTCAAGAAGCAGAAGATTTAGAAAAAGAGAACTTTCAAAATAAAGAAGAAAAAGACATAAGTGAATATGCCACAGATGAAGATGACTTAAGTGATTACAAACTACAAAAAAAACAGACTAAACTTCAAAAAATATTAACTGCTGTTGCTGCTATATTATTAGTTGTACTTACTATTGGACTTATTTTATATTTTACAGGTTTTTTTGATAAGAAAAAACCTAAAAAAGAAGAGCCTAAAATTGAGCAAGTTGTAGAAAAGAAAAAATTTGATTTTAAATCAAGAGATATTGATTCTAATGAGCTAAATAAAAAATTTAATAATTTAACAAAATATGACCCAACATTAGAAACACAAAGAATGAAAGAAGAAGCTAAAAGAAAAGCTGAAGAGGAAGCTAAGAAAAAAGAAGAAGCTGAAGCAAAAAGAATACAAGATATTGAAAATCTTAAAAAAGAGCTAGAAGAACAAAAAAAAGCTTTAGAAGATAGAAAAAATGAACTTGTAACACAAAAAGAAGAACTTTTAAAAATAAAACAAGAACTACTTAATGAAGTAGAAAGAAAAAAAGAAGAGTTAAAAAACTTAGTTGAAAACAAAGACCAAGTGCAAGAGAAAACAACTCAAGATGAAGTTGCAGCTACGAATCAAGAAATAGCTCAAGATGAAAATACAGATACAGTAAATACAATGCCAGAACAAACAAATCATACTGTTCCTAGCAATTCTAATAGTTTCTTACCTTTAATTAATGTAACAGTTTTAAATGGTGAGCTAACAAAAGATTATTTACAAAAAATTGAAAGAATTGACAAAAAAATACTTCTTTGTAGAGATAATAAAAACCACATAGAGATATATGTAGGTCCATATGAAATGCCAAGTGCAAGAAAAGACTTATTAAGTAAGTTTCTACAAAATGGATTTAATAAAGCTATGTTAGTTGATTTAACTAAAGAAGAGTTTAATAAAAGATGTAATTATTAG
- a CDS encoding FliH/SctL family protein: MANSNVYSTAKVISSNDEVQDYKLGTFLHKKLESAAQNEQMQNIATLSDREIPISVDPLVEEMKKISGQISTLSQKVDVLEQGGVASRDIDRQVVEAIKDLKHYATFFEQATFQMETKLLKTAVSIAQKIISIEVGENSSKIAKETISHLLSKIKTASRVKIHLNPRDYEILRHELNLESFIELQQDVNVAPGGVVIASDLGNFDGNIEAKVASMLETLDTVI; encoded by the coding sequence ATGGCAAATAGTAACGTATACTCAACAGCTAAAGTTATAAGTTCTAATGATGAAGTACAAGATTATAAGTTAGGTACTTTTTTACATAAAAAATTAGAATCTGCTGCACAAAATGAGCAGATGCAAAATATTGCTACATTAAGTGATAGAGAAATCCCAATTTCTGTTGACCCTTTAGTAGAAGAGATGAAGAAAATTTCAGGTCAAATCTCAACACTATCTCAAAAAGTTGATGTTTTAGAGCAAGGTGGAGTTGCATCAAGAGATATTGATAGACAAGTGGTTGAAGCAATAAAAGATTTGAAACATTATGCAACTTTTTTTGAACAAGCTACTTTTCAAATGGAGACAAAACTACTTAAAACTGCTGTTTCCATTGCACAAAAAATTATCTCAATCGAAGTTGGAGAAAACTCTTCTAAAATAGCAAAAGAGACTATATCTCATCTTTTATCAAAAATAAAAACTGCTTCAAGAGTAAAAATACACTTAAATCCTAGAGATTATGAAATATTAAGACATGAGTTGAATTTAGAGTCTTTTATTGAACTTCAACAAGATGTAAATGTAGCTCCTGGTGGAGTTGTAATTGCAAGTGATTTAGGAAACTTTGATGGAAATATAGAAGCAAAAGTTGCTTCAATGTTAGAGACTTTAGATACTGTTATTTAA
- a CDS encoding flagellar hook-basal body protein, with amino-acid sequence MNQGTYPLAAAMVNQLNRVDMISNNLANANTVGFKQEGMTEGSFNNYLNRAQQEGFTPTKINTITNTIPKLDGKYINEEVGPIVETGDALDFALKDSNSFFKVMNEGGQVEYTRDGSFKIMDNFLVDSKGRNILDNNNEPIVAEDDYINQISVVKIDFKDLEKVGYNNYKTKPGAQVEQLELNDGEMMQGALEKSNINTVSTMVALIDANRRFQQTQKGISAIDEMNSNVIDKIGNNMQ; translated from the coding sequence ATGAATCAAGGAACATACCCTTTAGCAGCAGCAATGGTAAACCAACTAAATAGAGTTGATATGATTTCAAACAACTTAGCAAATGCTAATACAGTTGGATTTAAGCAAGAAGGTATGACAGAAGGTTCATTTAATAACTATCTAAATAGAGCCCAACAAGAGGGCTTTACTCCAACAAAAATTAATACAATAACTAATACAATTCCAAAGCTTGATGGAAAATATATAAATGAAGAAGTAGGGCCTATTGTTGAAACAGGAGATGCACTTGATTTTGCTTTAAAAGATTCAAATAGTTTCTTTAAAGTTATGAATGAAGGTGGACAAGTAGAGTACACAAGAGATGGTTCTTTTAAAATTATGGATAACTTTTTAGTTGATTCAAAAGGTAGAAATATCTTAGATAATAATAATGAACCAATTGTTGCAGAAGATGATTATATAAATCAAATATCAGTTGTAAAAATTGATTTTAAAGATTTAGAAAAAGTAGGTTACAACAATTATAAAACTAAACCTGGTGCACAAGTTGAACAATTAGAGTTAAATGATGGTGAAATGATGCAAGGTGCTCTTGAAAAATCTAATATAAATACTGTGTCAACAATGGTTGCCTTAATTGATGCAAATAGAAGATTTCAGCAAACACAAAAAGGTATAAGTGCAATTGATGAAATGAATTCAAATGTAATTGATAAAATTGGGAATAATATGCAATGA
- the flgB gene encoding flagellar basal body rod protein FlgB, translating to MKPSSVTQTLFSQLNFRGDRQKVISSNIANINTPGYKTKELVFENELKKADDSRLKLYTTDKNHLSSFSDDITPATKRVVDVKGLEEQNDGNNVNLDTQMSEMAKNKVIFDAIQASIRKDSTLFKSVIEASSKN from the coding sequence ATGAAGCCAAGTAGCGTAACTCAAACATTATTTAGTCAACTAAACTTTAGAGGTGATAGACAAAAAGTAATATCAAGTAATATTGCAAATATAAATACTCCCGGATATAAAACAAAAGAGTTAGTTTTTGAAAATGAACTAAAAAAAGCTGATGATAGTAGGCTTAAACTATATACAACAGATAAAAATCATCTATCTTCTTTTTCTGATGATATAACTCCAGCAACAAAACGTGTTGTTGATGTAAAAGGATTAGAAGAACAAAATGATGGTAATAATGTAAATTTAGATACACAAATGAGTGAGATGGCTAAAAATAAAGTTATTTTTGATGCAATACAAGCAAGTATTAGAAAAGATTCAACTCTTTTTAAATCAGTTATTGAAGCCTCTTCGAAAAATTAA
- the fliG gene encoding flagellar motor switch protein FliG has product MEDIDREILKGMSMLEKVAHFCVLIGEDATVKIFQHLPKNVVEEISTAITQINSIDKDVSLAVLDEFHLYTRSKGFISSGGFDYAKDILYKSLGKGEADDVLAKLSRMKLAAQSFAYLDAINPKQLSDFIKDESPQTIAVILSHMEAPRAAEVLMQLEEDVRVKVTMQMATIKDVSPDVVRTISVILEKKLESLLSSIVDVGGVKVVADMLNRVGPKSQDILKNINGVDTSLATKIKENMFVFEDLLNLDTEYVMKILQNVDTADVAVAMKNATDEDLEKITSAMSQRASDRFKEEYEMLNKVKIKDIEAAQRKMLDVAQKMIEEGVIDRDMDEE; this is encoded by the coding sequence ATGGAAGATATCGACAGAGAAATACTAAAAGGAATGTCAATGCTTGAAAAAGTTGCGCATTTTTGTGTATTAATTGGTGAAGATGCAACTGTTAAAATTTTTCAACATTTACCTAAAAATGTTGTTGAAGAGATTTCGACAGCAATTACTCAAATAAACTCAATTGATAAAGATGTTTCATTAGCTGTATTAGATGAGTTTCATTTATATACTCGTTCTAAAGGTTTTATTAGTTCTGGTGGTTTTGATTATGCTAAAGATATTTTATATAAATCTTTAGGTAAAGGTGAAGCTGATGATGTATTAGCCAAACTTTCTAGAATGAAATTAGCTGCACAATCATTTGCATATTTGGATGCAATTAATCCAAAGCAACTATCAGATTTTATTAAAGATGAATCACCTCAGACAATTGCAGTTATTTTATCTCACATGGAAGCTCCAAGAGCAGCAGAAGTACTTATGCAACTTGAAGAGGATGTAAGAGTTAAAGTAACAATGCAAATGGCAACAATTAAAGATGTTTCTCCTGATGTAGTTAGAACTATTTCTGTTATTTTAGAGAAGAAATTAGAATCTTTATTATCTTCTATTGTAGATGTTGGTGGTGTTAAAGTTGTTGCTGATATGTTAAATAGAGTTGGTCCAAAATCTCAAGACATTCTTAAAAATATTAATGGGGTTGATACTTCATTAGCAACTAAGATTAAAGAGAATATGTTTGTATTTGAAGATTTATTAAATTTAGATACAGAATATGTAATGAAAATCTTACAAAATGTTGATACAGCTGATGTTGCTGTTGCTATGAAAAATGCAACAGATGAAGATTTAGAAAAAATTACAAGTGCGATGTCTCAAAGAGCAAGTGATAGATTTAAAGAAGAGTATGAGATGTTAAACAAAGTAAAAATTAAAGATATTGAAGCTGCACAAAGAAAAATGTTAGATGTTGCCCAAAAAATGATTGAAGAGGGTGTAATTGATAGAGATATGGATGAAGAATAA
- a CDS encoding response regulator, whose protein sequence is MKILIVDDSSTMRRIIGNVVMQLGFSKDDFDEAEDGVKAWKLLSESAYDIILTDWNMPNMNGLELVKKVRSEGNHQKTPIIMITTEGGKSEVITALKAGVNNYIVKPFSADILKEKLDGVLKN, encoded by the coding sequence ATGAAAATTTTGATAGTTGATGATAGCTCTACAATGAGAAGAATTATCGGTAATGTTGTTATGCAATTGGGTTTTTCCAAAGATGATTTTGATGAAGCAGAAGATGGTGTAAAAGCTTGGAAATTGCTTAGTGAAAGTGCTTATGATATTATCTTAACTGACTGGAATATGCCAAATATGAATGGTTTAGAACTAGTTAAAAAAGTAAGATCAGAAGGTAATCATCAAAAAACTCCAATTATTATGATTACAACTGAGGGTGGTAAGTCTGAAGTTATCACAGCGTTAAAAGCAGGTGTTAATAACTATATTGTTAAACCATTTAGTGCTGATATTTTAAAAGAGAAACTTGATGGGGTATTAAAAAACTAA
- the flgG gene encoding flagellar basal-body rod protein FlgG, translated as MIRGLYTAATGMNAQQNQIDVTSNNISNVNTIGFKKDRAEFQDLMYEQLNYTAGQTSETTRNPTGIDVGMGVKISGVQKSFLQGDLKETGDTFDVAIEGKGFLRITMPDGQIAYTRNGAFKLDDEGAMVNSAGYRLDPEIIVPDNVKDVTIAKDGTVTAIDENDATVELGQITLSSFINPAGLSPIGDSLYKETDASGAPVEGNPTEDNFGSLRQGLVELSNVKLVNEMVDLITAQRAYEANSKAITTTDEMLDTVNTLKR; from the coding sequence ATGATTAGAGGGTTATATACTGCTGCCACAGGGATGAATGCTCAACAAAATCAAATTGATGTTACTTCAAATAATATCTCAAATGTAAACACTATTGGATTTAAAAAAGATAGAGCTGAATTTCAAGATTTAATGTATGAACAACTAAACTATACAGCTGGACAAACATCTGAAACTACAAGGAATCCTACTGGAATTGATGTTGGTATGGGTGTAAAAATATCAGGTGTTCAAAAGAGTTTCTTACAAGGTGATTTAAAAGAGACAGGAGACACTTTTGATGTTGCAATTGAGGGTAAAGGATTTTTAAGAATCACTATGCCAGATGGACAAATAGCCTATACAAGAAATGGTGCTTTTAAATTAGATGATGAAGGTGCTATGGTTAACTCAGCAGGTTATAGACTAGACCCAGAGATAATTGTTCCGGACAATGTAAAAGATGTAACAATTGCAAAAGATGGTACAGTTACTGCAATTGATGAAAATGATGCAACTGTTGAATTAGGTCAAATTACACTTTCAAGTTTTATTAATCCAGCTGGACTTTCTCCTATTGGTGATTCACTTTATAAAGAGACTGATGCTTCAGGAGCTCCAGTTGAAGGAAATCCAACAGAAGATAACTTTGGTAGTTTAAGACAAGGTTTAGTTGAACTTTCAAATGTAAAACTTGTAAATGAAATGGTTGATTTAATTACAGCCCAAAGAGCATATGAAGCTAACTCTAAAGCGATTACAACAACTGATGAAATGCTTGATACTGTTAATACATTAAAAAGATAG
- the fliF gene encoding flagellar basal-body MS-ring/collar protein FliF: MDQLFKFVNNLNAAQRAVIIGGFSILFVLLVGLLIYSNIKAEDKKFNYTIASNLTKNQVMLASSELEGSGVPFTVIGSGNDLTLKTSKEFINIAKIKLVTSEASTSKHVGWEIFEKSSLGSTNFENKVKYLRALEGELSRSLESLSGILRASVKIAIPKQTIFTERKTEPTASAVLTLKPGVYLTQKQIDGIRNFIASAVSDLNSENIKLIDQDGTLLEHSKDEMDNVKSMTQNKYKTKLETGYEKKIVSLLEPIVGPNRVVARVTVNLDFIKKHIQQEIYDPEGTIRSQESTEKTASSQGTNGGGAVAGVDSNIEQPQDGAANQGTKSNNESTKTLTNYEISKKVIDQKDNNYSTVKKISAAVTFDSTVLNDVENKEEFIASIEAVVQDSIGYDPKRGDQVSVRSFKFVGLKALGEASGQTVDENGNIVGNTDTLTMVKSVLKEFSEYIQYLIAAILLFIFYRKFIVNHEVVILGDKSAAKKAEDGSNDGLIDDMLHGFEDEFDMQSAKGRLKAKVKSQIMNNLSGLDEEGAAKYEILIEELDKEINTNPGEMARMIELLLSEGDAKFTSKKKEGR; the protein is encoded by the coding sequence ATGGATCAACTTTTTAAGTTTGTAAATAATTTAAATGCTGCACAAAGAGCAGTTATAATAGGAGGTTTTTCTATTCTCTTTGTGTTATTAGTTGGATTACTAATTTATTCAAACATAAAAGCTGAAGATAAAAAATTTAATTATACAATTGCCTCAAATCTTACAAAAAATCAAGTAATGTTAGCAAGTAGTGAACTAGAAGGTTCAGGAGTTCCTTTTACTGTAATTGGAAGTGGAAATGATTTAACATTAAAAACATCAAAAGAGTTTATTAATATTGCGAAAATTAAACTTGTTACAAGTGAAGCTTCAACAAGTAAACATGTAGGATGGGAAATTTTTGAAAAATCTTCTTTAGGTTCAACTAATTTTGAAAATAAAGTTAAGTATTTAAGAGCTTTAGAGGGCGAACTCTCACGTTCTTTAGAATCTTTATCTGGGATTTTAAGAGCAAGTGTAAAAATTGCAATTCCTAAACAAACTATTTTTACTGAAAGAAAAACAGAGCCAACAGCATCTGCTGTACTTACTTTAAAACCAGGTGTTTATCTAACTCAAAAACAAATTGATGGTATTAGAAACTTTATTGCCTCTGCTGTTTCTGATTTAAATAGTGAAAATATTAAACTTATCGACCAAGATGGAACATTATTAGAGCACTCTAAAGATGAGATGGATAATGTAAAATCTATGACTCAAAATAAGTATAAGACTAAGTTAGAAACAGGATATGAAAAGAAAATTGTATCACTACTTGAACCAATAGTTGGTCCAAATAGAGTAGTAGCAAGAGTAACTGTAAATTTAGATTTTATAAAAAAACATATTCAACAAGAGATTTATGACCCAGAAGGTACAATTAGAAGTCAAGAATCAACAGAAAAAACTGCTTCTTCTCAAGGAACAAATGGTGGTGGGGCAGTTGCAGGAGTTGATAGTAATATTGAACAACCTCAAGATGGTGCAGCAAATCAAGGTACAAAATCAAATAATGAATCAACAAAGACATTAACTAATTATGAAATTTCTAAAAAAGTAATTGACCAAAAAGATAATAATTATTCAACAGTTAAAAAAATTAGTGCAGCAGTAACTTTTGATTCAACTGTGTTAAATGATGTTGAAAATAAAGAGGAATTCATAGCTTCAATAGAAGCAGTTGTTCAAGACTCAATAGGTTATGACCCTAAAAGAGGTGACCAAGTTAGTGTAAGAAGTTTTAAATTTGTTGGACTTAAAGCTTTAGGTGAAGCCTCTGGACAAACAGTAGATGAAAATGGTAATATAGTAGGAAACACTGATACATTAACAATGGTTAAGTCAGTTTTAAAAGAGTTTAGTGAATATATTCAATACTTAATAGCAGCGATTTTATTATTCATTTTTTATAGAAAATTTATTGTAAATCATGAAGTTGTAATATTAGGTGATAAAAGTGCTGCAAAAAAAGCAGAAGATGGTAGTAATGATGGCTTAATTGATGATATGCTTCATGGTTTTGAAGATGAATTTGATATGCAAAGTGCTAAAGGAAGACTAAAAGCAAAAGTAAAAAGTCAAATTATGAATAACCTTTCTGGTCTTGATGAAGAGGGTGCAGCTAAATATGAGATTTTAATTGAAGAACTTGATAAAGAGATAAATACAAATCCAGGTGAAATGGCGAGAATGATTGAGCTATTATTATCTGAAGGTGATGCAAAATTTACAAGTAAGAAAAAAGAAGGTAGATAA